A section of the Saliniramus fredricksonii genome encodes:
- a CDS encoding amidase, translating into MTDLLSFDAHDLLAGYRNRTISPKEVATTVLDAIEAHQPALNAFVWIDRETALAKAGESEARWVKGEPLGALDGLPMTVKDNVAQEGYSMLRGSRTSADSRMAFSAPVVGRMVEAGAIPVGRTTLPEFGWKGLGDSPQHGITRNPWDTRHTTGGSSAGAGAAAALNLGVLHIGTDGAGSVRIPSSFCGIFGLKPSYGRIPAYPPSPFAIVSHIGPMTRSVRDAALMLSLTSGPDPRDITAIHAPSPDFRVGLEDGVRGLRIGWSPRLGYVENLDPEVEAMTAKAAKVFEELGAHVEEADPDFEEPISVIETLWFAGAWSVVRTIPESRWEELDPGMLAVALKGRDIAAADFVMAASARNMVFSAMDAYHDRYDLLLTPSLATTAIEAGHNTPPDGRFGDDWLNWAPYSYPFNLSLQPAASVPCGLSKAGLPVGLQIVGPMLADARVLAAARAFESARPWERLSAPRIRH; encoded by the coding sequence GTGACCGATCTTCTCTCCTTCGACGCCCACGACCTTCTCGCCGGCTATCGCAACCGCACGATCTCACCGAAAGAGGTTGCGACCACCGTTCTCGATGCGATCGAGGCCCATCAACCGGCGCTCAACGCCTTCGTCTGGATCGACCGCGAGACGGCGCTCGCAAAGGCGGGCGAATCGGAGGCACGCTGGGTGAAGGGCGAACCCTTGGGCGCCCTCGACGGCCTGCCCATGACGGTCAAGGACAATGTCGCGCAGGAAGGCTATTCGATGCTGCGCGGTTCGCGCACATCCGCTGACAGTCGAATGGCCTTTTCCGCGCCGGTGGTGGGACGCATGGTCGAGGCCGGGGCGATTCCGGTCGGGCGCACGACCCTGCCGGAATTCGGCTGGAAGGGTCTCGGCGATTCGCCGCAGCACGGCATCACACGCAATCCCTGGGATACGCGCCATACCACCGGCGGCTCCTCGGCCGGGGCGGGTGCCGCCGCCGCGCTCAATCTGGGCGTTCTGCATATCGGCACGGACGGGGCCGGTTCGGTGCGCATTCCGTCGAGCTTTTGCGGGATCTTCGGGCTGAAACCAAGCTATGGCCGCATACCGGCCTATCCGCCCTCACCTTTCGCGATCGTCTCGCATATCGGGCCGATGACGCGCTCGGTGCGCGATGCGGCGCTGATGCTCAGCCTCACCAGCGGCCCTGATCCTCGCGACATCACCGCGATCCACGCGCCCTCACCGGATTTTCGCGTCGGCCTCGAGGATGGTGTGCGCGGCCTGCGCATCGGCTGGAGCCCGCGACTGGGTTACGTCGAGAATCTCGACCCGGAAGTGGAGGCGATGACGGCGAAGGCGGCGAAGGTCTTCGAGGAACTCGGCGCGCATGTCGAAGAAGCCGACCCGGATTTCGAGGAACCGATCAGCGTGATCGAGACGCTGTGGTTCGCCGGCGCCTGGTCGGTGGTGCGCACCATCCCCGAATCGCGCTGGGAGGAACTCGATCCCGGCATGCTCGCCGTCGCCCTGAAGGGCCGCGATATCGCGGCTGCGGATTTCGTCATGGCCGCGAGCGCGCGCAACATGGTCTTCTCCGCCATGGACGCCTATCACGACCGCTACGATCTGCTGCTCACGCCGAGCCTCGCCACCACCGCCATCGAGGCGGGGCACAACACGCCGCCGGACGGACGTTTCGGCGACGACTGGCTCAACTGGGCGCCGTATTCCTATCCCTTCAATCTCAGCCTGCAACCCGCCGCCAGCGTGCCCTGCGGGCTCTCGAAGGCCGGGCTCCCGGTCGGCCTCCAGATCGTCGGCCCGATGCTCGCCGATGCCCGCGTCCTCGCCGCCGCGCGCGCCTTCGAGAGCGCGCGCCCCTGGGAGCGGCTCTCAGCACCGCGTATCCGGCATTGA
- a CDS encoding Maf family protein has protein sequence MSDPGALWRDPHPLVLASGSATRKALLASAGLSCITRPAAIDERAAEAQARAQGADPAQLALHLAQAKARDVSEALADHHPQAIVIGADQTLALGETILHKPADMQALHDQIARLSGRSHLLHAGVSLWRGGKPLASFIDSATLTLRALMPEQIARYCALAGEDALTSVGGYKLEGAGIHLFTQVEGAHSTILGLPLMPLLAALRDEGCLAL, from the coding sequence GTGAGCGATCCCGGCGCCCTGTGGCGCGATCCGCATCCGCTGGTGCTGGCATCAGGCAGCGCCACACGCAAGGCGCTGCTCGCATCAGCCGGTCTCTCCTGCATCACCCGCCCCGCGGCGATCGACGAGCGTGCCGCCGAGGCGCAGGCGCGCGCGCAGGGCGCGGATCCGGCGCAACTGGCGCTGCATCTCGCACAGGCCAAGGCGCGGGACGTGTCGGAGGCTCTTGCCGATCACCATCCGCAGGCGATCGTCATCGGCGCCGACCAGACCCTGGCGCTCGGCGAGACCATCCTGCACAAACCCGCCGACATGCAGGCGTTGCACGACCAGATCGCCCGGCTTTCCGGGCGGAGCCATCTGCTGCATGCGGGTGTGAGCCTGTGGCGTGGCGGCAAGCCGCTCGCGAGCTTCATCGACAGCGCCACGCTCACCCTGCGCGCGCTCATGCCGGAGCAGATTGCGCGCTATTGTGCGCTCGCAGGCGAGGACGCGCTGACGAGCGTGGGCGGCTACAAGCTCGAAGGGGCGGGAATCCATCTGTTCACGCAGGTGGAGGGCGCCCATTCCACCATTCTCGGCCTGCCGCTGATGCCGCTGCTCGCGGCTTTGCGCGATGAAGGCTGTCTGGCACTGTGA
- a CDS encoding shikimate dehydrogenase: protein MTRKAFVVGHPIAHSRSPLIHNHWIAHYGLDGSYEKLDVAPDDLAAFLAHFHEDGFVGGNVTIPHKEAAFAGVARTTKRAQRLGAVNTLWREGGILWGDNTDITGYLDNLDARCGPDWAARAGSALVLGAGGAARAVVAGLIERGLSPIFLVNRTRGRAEALTDMFAGYGKSDSALGVHGFDAIPEILPRVGLIVNTTALGMKGQPPLPLDLTHCRDDAIVSDIVYVPLETPFLAMARARGLACVDGLGMLLHQAVPGFERWFGVRPAVTPALRALVEADILAGKG, encoded by the coding sequence ATGACCCGCAAGGCCTTCGTGGTCGGCCATCCCATCGCGCATTCGCGCTCACCGCTGATCCACAATCACTGGATCGCCCATTACGGGCTCGATGGTTCCTACGAGAAGCTGGATGTGGCGCCGGATGATCTCGCGGCGTTTCTCGCGCATTTCCACGAAGACGGCTTCGTCGGCGGCAACGTCACCATCCCCCACAAGGAAGCCGCCTTTGCCGGCGTGGCGCGGACGACGAAACGGGCCCAGCGCCTCGGGGCGGTGAATACGCTGTGGCGCGAGGGCGGTATATTGTGGGGCGACAACACCGATATCACCGGCTATCTCGACAATCTCGACGCCCGATGCGGGCCCGACTGGGCCGCGCGCGCCGGGTCTGCGCTCGTGCTCGGGGCCGGCGGTGCGGCGCGGGCCGTGGTGGCAGGGCTGATCGAGCGCGGCCTTTCGCCGATATTCCTCGTCAATCGCACGCGCGGGCGGGCCGAGGCACTCACAGATATGTTCGCCGGCTATGGAAAGAGTGATTCCGCGCTCGGCGTTCACGGTTTCGACGCGATCCCCGAAATCCTGCCCCGGGTCGGGCTGATCGTGAACACCACCGCGCTCGGCATGAAGGGGCAACCGCCCCTGCCCCTCGATCTCACGCATTGCCGCGATGATGCCATCGTCAGCGATATCGTCTATGTGCCTCTGGAAACACCATTTCTTGCCATGGCACGGGCGCGTGGCCTGGCCTGCGTGGACGGTCTCGGCATGTTGCTGCATCAGGCCGTACCCGGTTTCGAACGCTGGTTCGGGGTTCGCCCGGCGGTCACGCCTGCGCTGCGAGCCTTGGTTGAGGCCGACATTTTAGCCGGCAAAGGATGA
- the coaE gene encoding dephospho-CoA kinase (Dephospho-CoA kinase (CoaE) performs the final step in coenzyme A biosynthesis.), whose translation MTFVLGLTGSIGMGKSTTADLFREAGCPVHDADATVHDLYGAEAVAPVEAAFPGTACEGRIDRMLLGERVIGDDAAMKRLEAIVHPLVAARRDSFLARARAARAPIAVLDIPLLFETGGERHCDAIVVVSAPEAVQRERVLARQGMSPERFEQILARQLPDAQKRARAHFIVDTSRGIPAARAQVRDIMRALAGRHGRARARGSPQG comes from the coding sequence ATGACCTTCGTGCTCGGCCTCACCGGTTCGATCGGCATGGGCAAATCCACCACGGCGGATCTGTTTCGCGAAGCCGGCTGCCCCGTCCATGATGCGGATGCCACAGTGCATGATCTCTATGGCGCGGAAGCCGTTGCTCCCGTCGAGGCCGCCTTTCCCGGCACGGCATGCGAGGGGCGCATCGACCGGATGCTGCTCGGCGAGCGTGTGATCGGTGACGATGCCGCGATGAAGCGACTCGAGGCGATCGTACATCCGCTGGTGGCGGCGCGGCGCGATAGCTTCCTCGCGCGGGCGCGCGCTGCCCGCGCCCCCATCGCCGTTCTCGACATTCCGCTGCTTTTCGAGACCGGGGGCGAGCGCCATTGCGACGCCATCGTCGTGGTCAGCGCGCCGGAAGCGGTGCAGCGCGAACGTGTTCTGGCGCGTCAGGGAATGAGTCCGGAGCGTTTCGAGCAGATCCTGGCGCGGCAATTGCCCGATGCGCAGAAGCGGGCGCGGGCGCATTTCATTGTGGATACGAGCCGCGGCATCCCTGCCGCGCGGGCCCAGGTTCGCGATATCATGCGCGCGCTCGCAGGCCGGCACGGTCGGGCGCGGGCGCGAGGATCGCCGCAAGGATAA
- the dnaQ gene encoding DNA polymerase III subunit epsilon yields the protein MLREIVLDTETTGTDHAAGDRVIEIGCVEMINHIPTGESYHVYINPQCPVSAGALAVHGLSDEFLADKPLFADIADSFAGFIRDARLVIHNAPFDVGFLNAEFRRIGHELIRMEDVLDTLSMARRKHPGAPNNLDALCNRYNIDNTRRTRHGALLDAEILAEVYIELIGGKQTDLGLAVTQARAEVLGAEARAGAPRERRIPPQRLTDAERAAHARFLADFKGAPIWQDYIAGN from the coding sequence ATGCTGCGCGAGATCGTCCTCGATACCGAGACCACCGGCACCGACCATGCGGCGGGCGACCGGGTGATCGAGATCGGTTGCGTCGAGATGATCAACCACATCCCGACCGGCGAGAGTTACCACGTCTATATCAATCCCCAATGCCCCGTATCCGCCGGCGCGCTCGCGGTGCACGGGCTTTCCGACGAGTTTCTGGCTGACAAGCCGCTCTTTGCCGATATCGCCGATTCCTTCGCCGGCTTCATCCGCGACGCGCGACTCGTCATCCACAACGCGCCCTTCGATGTCGGCTTTCTCAATGCCGAGTTCCGGCGCATCGGCCATGAACTTATCCGCATGGAGGACGTGCTCGACACGCTCTCCATGGCGCGGCGCAAGCATCCCGGCGCGCCCAACAATCTCGATGCCCTGTGCAACCGCTACAATATCGACAACACGCGACGCACCAGGCACGGCGCCTTGCTCGACGCGGAAATCCTGGCGGAAGTCTATATCGAGCTGATCGGCGGCAAGCAGACTGATCTGGGTCTTGCCGTGACGCAGGCCCGGGCCGAGGTTCTGGGCGCCGAGGCGCGCGCCGGTGCCCCGCGCGAGCGTCGCATTCCCCCGCAGCGCCTCACCGATGCGGAACGCGCGGCACATGCCCGATTCCTCGCCGATTTCAAGGGCGCGCCGATCTGGCAGGATTATATAGCCGGCAATTGA
- a CDS encoding ferredoxin reductase family protein has product MADPIRDQQGPALDAPVDSPDDRASTAPMVGLSGRALALGYLVVIAAGLALAARVPIPPNHAWGEAATALGIIGLAMMALQFFSSGRFRGLSGRIGIDRSIAFHRWAARILLIAVILHPLLYTVPTFLADPARGFDRLGMMFLGERARTGLIAWLAIIAIVVLAVLRDRVRLPYEAWRGLHAALGALAVGFGVAHALAVGTYATASSMQVYWYALAALALSSLVVVHLWRGLSFRRDPWRLVSNIEKARGLWELTFHRVDGRPFPYRAGQFVWLATAPRRQSLFDHPFSIASSPRERDLRLIIKEAGDYTNRIGDLAPDTLAGIDGPHGAFTADDAEADAILLLAGGVGIAPIMGLLRDFARAGENRPIRVIVAAGSADRLAGREEIEGMRAHLDLKVWFVLDDPPADWDGESGIVDAALLTRALDGLNPARTLSMACGPTAFMTSTADTLLDLGLAPHNVHYERFDYAEGALSRLDIAQRWRFRALGAALLVGTVVFALRG; this is encoded by the coding sequence ATGGCGGATCCGATACGCGACCAGCAGGGTCCAGCGCTGGATGCGCCGGTGGATTCCCCGGATGACCGGGCATCGACGGCACCCATGGTCGGGCTGAGCGGGCGCGCCCTCGCACTCGGCTATCTCGTCGTCATCGCCGCCGGCCTCGCCCTTGCCGCGAGGGTACCGATTCCACCCAATCATGCCTGGGGTGAAGCGGCAACCGCGCTCGGCATCATCGGCCTGGCGATGATGGCGCTGCAATTCTTCTCTTCCGGTCGCTTTCGCGGCCTCAGCGGGCGTATCGGCATCGACCGCTCCATCGCCTTTCACCGCTGGGCGGCGCGGATCCTGTTGATCGCCGTGATCCTGCACCCCCTGCTCTACACCGTCCCGACCTTCCTCGCCGATCCTGCACGCGGTTTCGACCGGCTCGGCATGATGTTTCTGGGCGAGCGCGCTCGCACCGGGCTGATCGCCTGGCTCGCAATTATCGCGATCGTCGTGCTCGCGGTGCTGCGCGACCGTGTGCGCCTGCCCTACGAAGCCTGGCGTGGTCTTCACGCGGCGCTCGGTGCGCTGGCGGTCGGATTCGGTGTGGCCCATGCGCTGGCGGTGGGCACCTACGCCACCGCCTCATCAATGCAGGTCTACTGGTACGCGCTGGCGGCTCTGGCGCTGTCGAGCCTCGTGGTGGTGCATCTGTGGCGGGGTCTTTCCTTCCGGCGCGATCCCTGGCGGCTGGTGTCGAATATCGAGAAGGCGCGTGGCCTGTGGGAGCTCACCTTTCATCGCGTCGACGGGCGGCCCTTTCCCTATCGCGCCGGGCAATTCGTCTGGCTCGCCACCGCGCCGCGCCGCCAGAGCCTGTTCGATCACCCGTTCTCGATCGCATCGAGCCCGCGCGAGCGCGATCTGCGCCTGATCATCAAGGAGGCGGGCGATTATACGAACCGCATCGGCGACCTCGCCCCCGATACGCTCGCCGGGATCGACGGGCCCCACGGCGCCTTCACTGCCGACGACGCGGAGGCCGACGCCATCCTGCTGCTGGCGGGCGGGGTCGGTATCGCACCGATCATGGGGCTCTTGCGCGATTTCGCCCGCGCCGGTGAAAATCGCCCGATCCGCGTCATCGTCGCTGCCGGCAGCGCGGACCGGCTCGCGGGGCGCGAGGAGATCGAGGGGATGCGCGCGCATCTCGATCTGAAAGTCTGGTTCGTGCTCGACGATCCGCCGGCGGATTGGGACGGCGAGAGCGGCATCGTCGATGCGGCGCTTCTCACGCGCGCGCTGGATGGCCTGAACCCGGCGCGCACACTCTCCATGGCCTGCGGCCCCACCGCCTTCATGACCAGCACCGCCGACACCCTTCTCGATCTCGGGCTCGCGCCGCACAACGTGCATTACGAGCGCTTCGATTACGCCGAGGGCGCGCTTTCGCGCCTCGACATTGCCCAGCGCTGGCGCTTCCGCGCGCTGGGCGCCGCGTTGCTGGTGGGTACGGTGGTGTTTGCGCTGCGGGGGTAG
- the ccmB gene encoding heme exporter protein CcmB translates to MTRAFFALLARDLRLAARIGGSGVMGLVFFLMILTLVPFALGPDLNLLARIGPAILWIAALLSTLIGLDRLFQADEEDGSLDLITASPLPMAATVLAKVTAHWLTTGAPLALVSPVFGLLVALDGIGMLAVAATLFVGTPALTFIGAVGAALTATIRRGGLILSILVLPLMIPTLIFGVSAANAARGGTVPFTTPFLILIAITLISGLIATIAAAAALKQGE, encoded by the coding sequence GTGACCCGCGCCTTCTTCGCCCTGCTCGCGCGCGATTTGCGCCTTGCCGCCCGGATCGGCGGGTCCGGCGTGATGGGGCTCGTCTTCTTTCTGATGATCCTGACGTTGGTTCCCTTCGCGCTGGGGCCGGATCTCAACCTGCTCGCGCGCATCGGCCCGGCGATCCTGTGGATCGCGGCTTTGCTCTCGACGCTGATCGGGCTCGACCGTCTGTTTCAGGCCGATGAAGAAGACGGCTCCCTTGATCTGATCACGGCCTCGCCCCTGCCGATGGCCGCGACCGTATTGGCCAAGGTCACGGCGCACTGGCTGACGACCGGTGCGCCGCTCGCCCTCGTCTCGCCGGTTTTCGGCCTGCTGGTGGCGCTCGACGGGATCGGCATGCTCGCCGTGGCTGCGACGCTGTTCGTGGGCACGCCGGCACTGACCTTCATCGGCGCCGTCGGTGCGGCGCTGACCGCAACGATCCGGCGCGGCGGGCTGATCCTGTCGATCCTGGTCCTGCCCCTGATGATCCCCACCCTGATCTTCGGCGTCTCCGCCGCCAATGCCGCACGCGGCGGCACGGTGCCCTTCACCACACCCTTCCTGATCCTGATCGCCATCACCCTGATCAGCGGCCTGATCGCAACCATCGCGGCGGCAGCGGCGTTGAAGCAGGGCGAGTGA
- the ccmA gene encoding heme ABC exporter ATP-binding protein CcmA — protein sequence MHLSVHDLACRRSGRLVFAGLGFALGPGDALLVTGRNGAGKSTLLAILAGRLRAAAGRIALSGAGEATLPERLHWIAHRDGLKTALSARENLAFAAAMLGEERFAPHDALERVGLPHVVDMPVAYLSAGQRRRVALARLLVAHRPIWLLDEPTSALDAASQEMLYELMREHRAAGGIIIAATHLPLPLDGAQSLAIAAPQPGSQAQGAAAAPDWDDWEIGDVSRASAGRRGDP from the coding sequence CTGCACCTGTCGGTGCACGATCTCGCCTGCCGGCGCTCGGGGCGGCTCGTCTTTGCCGGGCTCGGCTTCGCTCTCGGCCCGGGTGACGCGCTGCTCGTGACCGGGCGCAACGGGGCGGGCAAATCGACGCTGCTCGCCATTCTCGCCGGCCGGCTGCGCGCGGCAGCGGGGCGGATCGCGCTCAGCGGTGCCGGCGAGGCGACCCTGCCGGAGCGGCTGCACTGGATCGCCCATCGCGACGGCTTGAAGACGGCTTTGAGCGCGCGCGAAAATCTCGCCTTCGCTGCAGCCATGCTCGGTGAGGAACGCTTCGCGCCCCATGACGCGCTGGAGCGGGTCGGCCTGCCGCATGTGGTCGACATGCCGGTTGCCTATCTCTCCGCCGGCCAGCGCCGCCGGGTCGCGCTGGCGCGGCTTCTGGTGGCGCATCGCCCGATCTGGCTCCTCGACGAGCCGACCTCGGCCCTCGATGCCGCCTCGCAGGAGATGCTCTACGAACTGATGCGTGAACATCGCGCCGCGGGTGGCATCATCATCGCGGCGACGCATCTGCCACTGCCCCTCGACGGTGCGCAGAGCCTCGCCATCGCCGCGCCGCAACCCGGTTCGCAGGCGCAAGGCGCCGCAGCCGCGCCGGATTGGGACGATTGGGAGATCGGCGACGTGTCCCGCGCCTCTGCAGGCCGGAGGGGTGACCCGTGA
- a CDS encoding YggS family pyridoxal phosphate-dependent enzyme produces MADQDVIARFEEVRENVARAAHDCGREPGKVTLVAVSKTFPAEAIVPVLEAGHRVFGENYVQETAGKWPALRERFPDVELHLIGPLQSNKAREAVALYDVIESLDRVSLAKALAKEIARAREAGARVPHLFVQVNTGEEAQKGGVAPAEADAFIAACRDEYGLAIDGLMCIPPFDEPPSPHFAFLREIAQRNHIHALSMGMSADYAAAIQLGATHVRIGSAIFGARDTR; encoded by the coding sequence ATGGCTGATCAGGATGTGATCGCGCGATTCGAGGAGGTCCGTGAGAACGTCGCGCGGGCCGCCCATGATTGCGGGCGCGAGCCCGGCAAGGTCACGCTCGTGGCCGTCTCCAAGACCTTTCCCGCCGAGGCGATCGTGCCCGTGCTGGAAGCCGGTCATCGGGTCTTCGGCGAGAACTACGTCCAGGAAACCGCCGGCAAATGGCCGGCCCTGCGTGAGCGCTTCCCGGATGTCGAACTGCACCTGATCGGACCGCTGCAATCCAACAAGGCGCGCGAGGCGGTGGCGCTCTACGACGTGATCGAGAGCCTTGACCGGGTGTCCCTCGCCAAGGCGCTGGCCAAGGAGATCGCCCGGGCGCGCGAGGCGGGTGCGCGGGTGCCGCATCTGTTCGTGCAGGTGAATACCGGTGAGGAGGCGCAGAAGGGCGGTGTCGCGCCAGCCGAGGCCGATGCCTTCATCGCCGCCTGCCGCGACGAATACGGGCTCGCGATTGACGGGCTGATGTGCATCCCGCCCTTCGACGAGCCCCCTTCGCCGCATTTCGCCTTTCTGCGCGAAATCGCGCAGCGCAACCATATTCATGCCCTGTCGATGGGGATGAGCGCGGATTACGCGGCGGCGATCCAGCTCGGCGCGACCCATGTGCGCATCGGCAGCGCGATTTTCGGCGCGCGGGATACAAGGTGA